DNA sequence from the Cucumis melo cultivar AY chromosome 6, USDA_Cmelo_AY_1.0, whole genome shotgun sequence genome:
tcaatttttataGTATGAAAAACCCCCCTAAAAGTCAAAACTTAAATATTGGATTATCCTAAGTAAAAAGTGATTttatctattaaaaaaaaagtgttttagaattggaaaattttcttcttattattatttaaaaagacgtttatctatttattaatataaatattagtacTATTAAAATGTAAATAAGTTTGTGACGATTTATAGTAAACCAACTACTTAGAACAACTAATATCTGCATGTACTTAGAATTTAGGTCTTCGTTTGAAACTTACAAAATTCGAAATTTTACGATAAAAAATTGAGTTACCTTACAAAATTTATGTGgaatcttttttgttttgtattgtaGTAAGTGTCACACCATAGggacaaatatgaaattttgtatGACACTTGGCATAAATTTGTGGTCAGTCCCTTTTTCTAGTCTCAAGTGCAAAAGGGAAATGGAATTCAAGTTGATCATGCTaactaaataatttatttttagaaaaaaagtcAATCTAACTAAATATAGAATTTAAAATAAGTCTTGTATACATATACAATTTTAAAATGCAATTAATTTGGATAATTACGATTCACCTAATAAAATTTTAATCCATTATTAATTTGGAGTGTTAAACTAATATAATAAAGATAAACTTAAAAGGTGATTCGAAAAGTAATTTTTTACACCTGTGCgttgaaaaataaatagtaaaagttcacaattatttgattaatttacatacatatatttgatagaaaaaaaaaaagtgattccATAGTACTTCCCACAATCCCTCCacagcttttttttttcacaaagtTGGGTCCATATGACCATACCCTCTACAGCACTTGcacataattttattttatttttctattttgttattaatattatatgtttttatgtaaaattaaaaatttgtttttgtatgGAGTTGAtaggtaattttaattttcaattagtTTCCATGATAACAATTTTACCAATATGGTAACAAATTATTCCAAAAATTGTCATGGGTAATAATAAAATCTTTCTTAGAATATCCAGTACTTATCATGCACATCATGTtatatcattatttttttatttttatcaataccatatattatttattgaaAGTTCTTCGTATTATAAATTTATGGgagattttatatatattttttctatttccattttttataaaacaattaaGCACAAATAAAGCAACAGAAAAGGCCATTGAGACCAAgacaaataattgaaaaactTTCCATGTGCCTTAGTCTTATGTTGGATTTCGTttgcacatatatatatatacatacatacacatgcATGTATGCGTTCAATTTAGTTTGATAGTGATTTTATTTTCAGTTCTAACAGTGTTTATAAACTTGATTTTTAAAagatttgaaaacaaaaatgtgAAAGattgaaatattttcaaatatagcaaaaaaaaaaagaaaaaaaattatttacaaatataataaaatctatcCAATTCTCTATAGAATTtctcatttttgtttttagaaatttatttttatctccTCCTAATTTTGGTACTTTCTTTAGCTTTTAAAAATCAACTTAATTTTTTGAAACATTAATAAAGTAGATATAAAATTCATTTCAAAAAATTGTTTGTTTGCTTTACAACTAGGTTATTGTTGGTTTTGACACAATCTTTCCTAAAATTCCGAAAGTGTTTTGAAAAACCATGTTTATAGATTTCAAAACTTAATTAGTTGTATTTTtacaatcatttaaaaaaaaaaaaaaagataaactcATATAATAAAAAGCttaattagaaagaaaagagaaaacaaataaTGTTATTAAAGACAGCTATTAAATATCCAACCAAACATTCCTTACTCAAATCTAAGTGGGTAGTTACCTCTTGCCTTACCCCCATTATTCCTAAAAACAAAACAGGttttaatttctctttctcttttgtcATATGGTCAAACAGATGTTGACTTGCCACGTGTCCATCCAAAAAATGGGTTCCAGCAATCCACTTTGGAGATCCTCCACTAAGCAATAACCTTCCCCAATATATACCCTCACAATCCTTACCCCCAAATTCCAAATTCTCCCACAcacacaaaagaaaagaaaagaaaagaaagaaaaaaaaatctcattccCTAAATTATGGGCAATGCAGATTTTGAATGCCCTCATCGAGTAGCCATTCCTCCCAAGAAGCCCTTCTTAGACTCCTTATCTTCCAATCTCAAAGAAACCTTCTTCCCTGATGACCCTTTCAAACAATTCAAAAACCAACCTTTACCCACACAAATCTTTCTATGGCTTAAATACTTCATTCCCTTCCTCAGTTGGGCTCCTCATTACACTTTGGACTTCTTTAAAGCTGACCTCGTTGCTGGTATCACCATCGCTAGTTTAGCTGTCCCTCAGGGTATTAGCTATGCCAATCTCGCTAGCATTCCTCCTATCATCGGACTTTGTAAGTTTATACAATACTATAACacacattaatatatatatacatatctcTTGCTTTTAATACCATGTTGGTTATTGATTTTTCTTCTCTAATGTAGATTCGAGTTTCGTACCTCCGTTGATATACGCCATGCTTGGAAGCTCGAAAGATGTAGCGGTGGGGACAGTGGCGGTAGCATCGTTGCTTATGTCTGCCATGTTGGGAAAGGAAGTCAACCCCGTGGAGCATCCGAAGCAATATGTTCAGTTGGTTTTCACTGCCACTTTCTTCGCAGGAGTTTTTCAAGCTTCTCTTGGATTTCTAAGGTGAACTTCTAGCTCTGATATATATCAAATTACAACACTGTGACATATGTAGATATATATTCATAGTCGTCAATGACTTTGAAAGTGCAGATTAGGGCTTATTGTGGACTTTTTGTCGCATGCAACAATAGTAGGGTTCATGGGTGGTGCAGCAACGGTGGTCTGTCTTCAGCAATTAAAAGGCATAACCGGATTGGTTCATTTTACGCATGAGACTGATATTGTATCCGTTATGCGCTCTCTTTTTACTCAACTTCACAAGGTTGGTTTTTCTTTCTGTCCTTTTTCGTCActccaaacttttttttttcttacaatttttaatcttttttgtttttgtaaaaTTCTGACAGTGGAGATGGGAAAGTATTGTATTGGGTTgttgttttctcttctttctcctCCTCACAAGATATTTGGTAAGCTTTTCTATACCATTTTGTTTGTAGTTTTTGGTATCCTAAATTATGTTTTCTAaggttattttaaatttctgtCTCTTGGttttattcttcttttaaatgaaaaataaagtatttttaaaaattttgttagatttttgTACGAATTGAAACATGTCAGTAAAGAAACTAAAAACAtgtcttgtttctttttttagttggtttcaaaatattttctgttttttgtGCACTTATCttgtctctcttttttcttttccccttctTTTCAGATTGCAAAAATATTTTGTACTCACACATACCAAATTGGTTTTGATTTAATATGATCTTATTTATTGTTATGAGGAGATTAAAATATATAGAGTAGATAAAATTTTATGTCTTTGGCAAGTGATGCATAGTCTATAACTATTAATGTTGTTCTCTCtcaaaataattagaaaaactATTGATGTTGTTGCCATGTTAAAACTTTTGTATCCAATAATATTTGAATGGTTAATTGACTTAATAAATCCTTATCCACTCAATAAATTTTAATCCATGAAACTTGAagatagaaaataataataataacaccAACACCAACATCAACAACAATAATGATATATATGGTGATACAAAATTTAACCAATCTATTTGGTCAACACATAAATTTGGGTCAATTTATTTCCATCGTAGGTGAGTTTTGGCCACCAGATcgattaattatttataaaaagattAGTGTAAATAACAAATCGttaaaaacatttataaaatataacaaaactttagattatatcaacgataaaaactaaatagaagCCTATCCATTTTTATCGATATTTATTATTGacataatttgaatttttttttctatattttataagtaTTTTAATTCCTATGTCTTTAGAGTAAAAGTAGAGTTGcatttcatatttttgtttagtaataaattgaaatattgaattataatttaaattattgttttaaatatattatatttccTTTACAAACTATAAAATCAGTTGTTTATGAAATAAATATTAGGTTAATTAcgaattattattaattaatttataaaaatgttTGGAATCTTTTcaagaataatgaaaaatacaaacaaTTTACTTTTATGGCAAAAAAATCattaaagacaaaaaaaaattatattgatTTTGGTGGAAATAGTTAgttgattttgttatttttgacaaattttcaaaaaaaaaaaggttaattataaattattaatttacaaaAAATTTTTAGCTATAAAAGTTtgtgaaattttaatttatagtaAATTATTCAATAcatgtttatttaaaattaattgtgtttcttattttttttaaaaatcctCAACTTAAAACACTAGATCtccaaacatttttttaaaaaataatatagttctgtattttaaattttatatttgaaaaatctaaatacactatatatatatatatatatataaattggaAACTATGTTATTATATCATAGAATGAAAgacaattttcattttaaattatgTTCTTAGTGGTTGCTAATTAGAGTTCATAATGAAAACCAATTGCAGAGCAAGAAGAAACCAATCTTCTTTTGGATAAGTGCATTGGCGCCTTTGACTTCGGTAATCTTGGGAAGTCTTCTCGTTTACTTAACCCACGCTGAAAAACATGGCGTTCAAGTGGTAATTCACTCCATCCTCCATTGCTGTCTCTGTTTCTTTTGCTTTTGTCAAACTTTCTTTAATGGGCAGGTTGTGTTATAATCAAACAACTTCCTAACCTTTATTGGGTTTCtctgtttttgttttaatttagaTTGGGAGTTTGAAGAAAGGGTTGAATCCCCCTTCTGTATCTGATTTAGTATTTGGATCCCCTCATCTCGCCATTACTATCAAAACAGGGATCATCATCGGAATCATAGGCCTCGCTGTAAGTTTCTTTTAGTCTTATTCTTTATTGGTAGTATAGGTTGAGGATAGAAGTTTAAACAGTGATTTGAACTGTTTTGTGGGTGTGCTTAGAAACACTATTACCGACTGTTCGATGAAATGTCCCGAAGAAAGAAATTAAGTGAATTCTGCTAGACCATCATTTTTCTGAATCACTTTTGTAATGCAGGAAGGGGTTGCAGTGGGAAGAAGTTTTGCTGCATTTAAGAATTACCACATTGATGGAAACAAGGAGATGATAGCATTTGGGATGATGAACATTGTTGGTTCTTGCACTTCTTGCTACCTTACTGCAGGTAAGCTGCAAATTCAATGGAGGAGCTCCAGTTTGGTCCTCAATTGTTAGACATCTGCATTGAAGTTATTAAGGTTCCGTTGATAGTCATTTGGTTTTTGAAAGTAAAATTTCTAAACACTACTTTCGGGTATGAGTTtctttgatttgttatattcTTTTGATGAAACCTTCGTAAATAAATTGTGATGAAGAAATCATAATTCTTGAAAACTATAAACAAAATGGTTACAGATTAGGGACCTAAGTCATAGAGTTTGTAATTTTAGTATTAATTAGCTGATACCAATTGCAATAGCAACTTATTATGATCGACAATTGATATGTTAGCAACATATGCTATGATGATCTAACTGGTATTTGTTAGTTGAGCTTATCACTCAGGACTAATATGAATAAAATATACAGGCCCTTTCTCGAGGACTGCAGTGAATTTCAATGCAGGATGTAAAACTGCAGTTTCGAATATTGTCATGGCAATTGCTCTGATGATCACTCTGTTGTTTTTGACGCCATTTTTTCACTATACACCCCTGGTTGTGCTTTCTGCCATAATCATCACTGCTATGCTTGGCCTAATCAACTACGAAGAAGTCATCCACCTTTGGAAAATCGACAAATTTGACTTTGTCGTCTGCCTTGGTGCATATATCGGTGTTGTCTTTGGCAGTGTTGAAACAGGCTTGATCGTTGCGGTGAGCAAATCAATAGAATGAACTTAATTTTTAGACTATCCAAATCTTCCAATTTGGTTCTCATTTGTATCAATTGACCTGGTTTTTCAGATTACACTCTCTTTGTTAAGGGTGCTTCTCATCATGGCGAGGCCAAGAACTTTAGTACTAGGCAACATTCCCAACTCCACAATTTACAGAAGCGTTGATCAATACCCAACAGCCAACCGTGTGCCTGGAATTCTCATCCTTCAATTGGAGGCCCCAATCTACTTTGCCAACTCAAACTACCTAAGAGAAAGGTAATATTCTGCAACCACTAAATGCAGTTGCCATAATGATCTTCATATGTATAAAAATGAGAATGAAGATACTGATCCTCATTTACATTTCTCTTCTTTCGTAGGCTTTCGAGGTGGATTACAGACGAAGAAGAGAGGATAAAAACATCAGGAGAAACCAGCTTGCAGTACATAATTCTAGACATGTCCGGTAAGTACTTCAACGActatttgaacttaagaacaaACAACCTCTCTCTTTTATCTCATATACatgatttgaaattttgaacaCAGGCGTTAGTAGCATTGACTCAAGTGGAATCAGCATGCTTGAAGAGGTTAAGAAGAGTACTGAAAGAAAGGGTCTCAAAGTAAGTATTTCCTTGAAGTATAATCTTGTTTAACCATGAATGTAATAATAATCTAACAGTAATCGCAAATCAATGAGTTGAAGCTGATTGAAATTAAAGTTCGAACAACTAGTAATTTTTTCTGCCATGTTATGTGATTATAGCTTGTGCTTTGCAATCCAAGAAGTGAAGTGATAAAAAAGTTAAACGAGGTGAAGTTCATCGAGGCGATCGGACAAGAATGGATCTATCTTACAGTGGGAGAGGCTGTAACAGCTTGCAACTTCATGCTCCACACTTGCAAGCCAAATCATGCTGCTGCTGAACTAAATTCACTCGTCTAGCCATTACTCCAGGCTACACCAAAGGTGATCAATTTGGGTGATGGGGTCCTCACACTAAGCTCACAGGGCAATATATTCCACCAATCAAGACGCAACATAATGGAAACAATAGTTTTccattagtttctttttttggtGAGAGGTTAAATATTGTAATAGTAGAAAATGAAACAGCGtgaaaatcatttaaaagagaTCATTTTCACGGAGCTTTCATATCATGTCATGTCTTCTGtttatattttctttcacttctgTTGCCATCAAATTTCCTTCATGACATGATTATCCTATACGAGAATTTACTGCTTTGATATAAATTTTACTTATTAAAGAAGTTAATTACTCTCATAATTGACTCTATTAATCTTCTTTTTACTTTATCAAgcattaagaaaaaagaaaaaatacagaAACTTCTTAAATTAACATATTATACAATAATTAAAGTCGTATTATATTATAGTGACTTCAACAAAAAgtatttacttttttatttccCTAATGTGGTATCACCAAAGCATATTAACTTGACTAAAGATATAATCAATTAAGTGATTAATTATCTAAATCCAACAACTATTGACATAACAAGGCAACTAATTGACCTTTTCATCTCCAAAAGACAAATGGAAATGTTCAAAGTTCAAAAGTGTTTGAAGGCTATTCTCAGAGTTCACAATATGCAATTTGAGATAAAGGGTCAAATTGGTTTTTGGTAAGGGTTTTGAAGTGTCACCTCATCCTTctagaaaaatatataataatagtaatttTAATACTTTCTCAATGTGTTTAATTAATCAAATACCCTAATAGCTGTTCCCCAATCTTAACATTTATAAATGAATTAACCTCCTAGTTGGACTTTTTTTCCCTTTCACTTGCTCAATTAGGATTAAATTCATATCAATATttctatatataatattttctttAGTAAATAATTTAAACTTAGTCATCTTCTTAAACTAGTTTGAAAGTTTATTATAAAATAGactaatttctaaaataatattagagTGAAAGTAATTGAATAGCTATATTTTAATAAGTTAATCACTTGATTTTAAGATAAAATGAAGTTTAATTCCAACCTTAATGCATCggatatacatatataattacATTAGTTGTTGTAGAAATCAttatatttttatcattttacttATTGGGGTTTGGttgcttttaaaaatattttatttaaaaatgtttcttTCTCCATAAGCATAATATCTCCCTTTttgacttttatatatatatatttttttaatttttaatatgaatttaattgtgtgtcaacatatatatatttgaggGTGCAAGAAGTAGTAATAACTAAAAATTAGCCAAAGAGCAAACTTA
Encoded proteins:
- the LOC103483681 gene encoding sulfate transporter 3.1, whose amino-acid sequence is MGNADFECPHRVAIPPKKPFLDSLSSNLKETFFPDDPFKQFKNQPLPTQIFLWLKYFIPFLSWAPHYTLDFFKADLVAGITIASLAVPQGISYANLASIPPIIGLYSSFVPPLIYAMLGSSKDVAVGTVAVASLLMSAMLGKEVNPVEHPKQYVQLVFTATFFAGVFQASLGFLRLGLIVDFLSHATIVGFMGGAATVVCLQQLKGITGLVHFTHETDIVSVMRSLFTQLHKWRWESIVLGCCFLFFLLLTRYLSKKKPIFFWISALAPLTSVILGSLLVYLTHAEKHGVQVIGSLKKGLNPPSVSDLVFGSPHLAITIKTGIIIGIIGLAEGVAVGRSFAAFKNYHIDGNKEMIAFGMMNIVGSCTSCYLTAGPFSRTAVNFNAGCKTAVSNIVMAIALMITLLFLTPFFHYTPLVVLSAIIITAMLGLINYEEVIHLWKIDKFDFVVCLGAYIGVVFGSVETGLIVAITLSLLRVLLIMARPRTLVLGNIPNSTIYRSVDQYPTANRVPGILILQLEAPIYFANSNYLRERLSRWITDEEERIKTSGETSLQYIILDMSGVSSIDSSGISMLEEVKKSTERKGLKLVLCNPRSEVIKKLNEVKFIEAIGQEWIYLTVGEAVTACNFMLHTCKPNHAAAELNSLV